One window of the Natronomonas marina genome contains the following:
- the hisA gene encoding 1-(5-phosphoribosyl)-5-[(5-phosphoribosylamino)methylideneamino]imidazole-4-carboxamide isomerase, whose translation MFPSFEVVPAVDMQDGEVVQLVGGERGTGKTYGDPVEAAEGWVEAGAGTLHLVDLDGAFEGHRENAAALEAVLEAVDVDVQFGGGIRTAHDACTLLEAGVDRVILGTAAVENPAIVGAIDEDFPDSVMVSLDAKGGEVVVSGWTEGTGLDPAEAAARYEDEGAAAILFTDIDVEGRMAGVRQEEVARVVEAVEIPVVASGGVSTLEDVRTLKETGAAAVVVGTALYEGQFTLAEANAV comes from the coding sequence ATGTTCCCCAGTTTCGAGGTCGTTCCGGCGGTCGACATGCAGGACGGCGAGGTCGTCCAGCTCGTCGGTGGCGAGCGTGGCACCGGCAAGACCTACGGCGACCCCGTCGAGGCCGCCGAGGGGTGGGTCGAGGCCGGCGCCGGGACGCTGCACCTCGTCGACCTCGACGGCGCCTTCGAGGGCCACCGCGAGAACGCGGCGGCCCTGGAGGCGGTGCTGGAGGCCGTCGACGTCGACGTCCAGTTCGGCGGCGGCATCCGCACCGCTCACGACGCCTGCACGCTCTTGGAGGCCGGCGTCGACCGGGTCATCCTCGGCACCGCGGCCGTCGAGAACCCGGCCATCGTCGGCGCTATCGACGAGGACTTCCCCGACAGCGTGATGGTGAGTCTCGACGCGAAGGGCGGGGAGGTCGTCGTCTCCGGGTGGACCGAGGGAACCGGTCTCGACCCCGCCGAGGCCGCCGCCCGCTACGAGGACGAGGGCGCGGCGGCCATCCTCTTTACCGACATCGACGTCGAGGGCCGGATGGCGGGCGTCCGCCAGGAGGAGGTCGCACGCGTCGTCGAGGCGGTCGAGATTCCCGTCGTTGCGAGCGGCGGCGTCTCCACGCTCGAGGACGTTCGCACGCTAAAGGAGACCGGCGCGGCGGCCGTCGTGGTCGGGACGGCGCTCTACGAGGGGCAGTTCACCCTCGCGGAGGCGAACGCAGTTTAG
- a CDS encoding inorganic phosphate transporter → MDLLLVVGLAVAVFVGYNIGGANTAPAFGPAVGAGVLGKLLAAALMTVFFFVGGWTLGREVVGTLGGDIVPSALFTLEASIVVLFFIGFALFVSNFFGVPASTSMTAVGSIAGLGLAAGSLNWETMGRIVSWWIVAPIVAFWVSGVIGRYFYPTINAWVAIPESDGSPFGEDATRRELVGAVVVIGIGCLMAFSSGASNAANAIAPLVGSGELSIDAGIILATVAVGLGAFTIARKTLDTMGNDLTELPLTAAIVVAVVSATATAALAAIGIPASFVIIATMSIVGLGWGRATRTATARDAVRGEGPSVSVGALAADEAATVGDAAHGGGQSPPIGEEEADDIPAASDLFDPETTGRVILMQNVVPAIATLGAFLVFRLLPIA, encoded by the coding sequence ATGGATCTGTTGCTCGTGGTGGGGCTCGCGGTCGCGGTGTTCGTCGGCTACAATATCGGCGGCGCCAACACCGCCCCGGCGTTCGGCCCGGCGGTCGGTGCCGGCGTCCTGGGGAAACTGCTCGCCGCGGCGCTCATGACCGTCTTCTTTTTCGTCGGCGGCTGGACGCTCGGCCGGGAGGTCGTCGGCACGCTCGGCGGCGACATCGTCCCCAGCGCACTGTTCACCCTGGAGGCGAGCATCGTCGTCCTCTTCTTCATCGGGTTCGCGCTGTTCGTCTCGAACTTCTTCGGCGTCCCCGCCTCGACCTCGATGACCGCGGTCGGCTCAATCGCGGGGCTGGGGCTTGCGGCCGGGTCGCTCAACTGGGAGACGATGGGCCGCATCGTCTCGTGGTGGATCGTCGCCCCCATCGTCGCCTTCTGGGTCAGCGGCGTCATCGGACGGTACTTCTACCCGACGATCAACGCCTGGGTCGCCATCCCGGAATCGGACGGCAGTCCCTTCGGCGAGGACGCCACCCGGCGGGAACTCGTCGGCGCCGTCGTCGTCATCGGCATCGGCTGTCTGATGGCCTTCTCCAGCGGCGCCTCCAACGCCGCAAACGCCATCGCGCCGCTGGTCGGCAGCGGCGAGTTGTCGATAGACGCCGGCATCATCCTGGCGACGGTCGCGGTCGGTCTCGGCGCGTTCACCATCGCGCGCAAGACGCTGGACACGATGGGCAACGACCTGACCGAACTCCCGCTGACGGCGGCCATCGTCGTCGCGGTCGTCTCGGCGACGGCGACGGCGGCGCTGGCGGCCATTGGCATCCCCGCCAGTTTCGTCATCATCGCCACCATGTCCATCGTCGGACTCGGATGGGGCCGGGCGACCCGGACGGCGACCGCCCGGGATGCCGTCCGCGGGGAGGGTCCCAGCGTCTCCGTCGGCGCGCTCGCGGCCGACGAGGCCGCGACCGTCGGCGACGCCGCCCACGGCGGCGGGCAGTCCCCGCCCATCGGCGAGGAGGAGGCCGACGACATCCCCGCAGCGTCGGATCTCTTCGACCCCGAGACGACCGGTCGCGTCATCCTGATGCAGAACGTCGTGCCGGCCATTGCGACCCTCGGGGCGTTCCTCGTCTTCCGACTGTTACCCATCGCGTAG
- the fer gene encoding ferredoxin Fer gives MPTVEYLNYEVLDDHGWSMDDDGLFEEAADADLGDEDYGTLDVAEGEYILEAAEAQGYDWPFSCRAGACANCAAIVKEGDIDMDMQQILSDEEVEDKNVRLTCIGSPAADTVRIVYNAKHLDYLQNRVI, from the coding sequence ATGCCCACGGTAGAATACCTCAACTACGAAGTGCTGGACGACCACGGCTGGTCGATGGACGACGACGGCCTCTTCGAGGAAGCTGCCGACGCCGACCTCGGCGACGAGGACTACGGGACGCTGGACGTCGCCGAGGGCGAGTACATCCTCGAGGCCGCCGAGGCACAGGGCTACGACTGGCCCTTCTCGTGTCGGGCCGGCGCCTGTGCGAACTGCGCCGCCATCGTCAAGGAGGGCGACATCGACATGGACATGCAGCAGATCCTCTCCGACGAGGAGGTCGAGGACAAGAACGTCCGCCTGACCTGCATCGGCAGTCCCGCCGCCGACACGGTCAGGATCGTCTACAACGCAAAGCACCTCGACTACCTGCAGAACCGCGTCATCTAA
- a CDS encoding ArsR/SmtB family transcription factor: MSQETERLRRYMTQQVGDCCEADVETRIETLRGYRSDAGSAPDEDRTALKTLGDETRHRIVRLLVAAGEELCVCEITPAVDVSDSAISHALSDLYDAGLVARRKEGRWRHYEATPRAEALLGALDATRGDRQ, encoded by the coding sequence ATGTCGCAGGAGACCGAACGCCTCCGCCGGTACATGACACAGCAGGTCGGGGACTGCTGTGAGGCGGACGTCGAGACCCGCATCGAGACTCTCCGGGGATACCGGTCGGACGCCGGGTCGGCGCCCGACGAGGACCGAACCGCGCTGAAGACGCTCGGCGACGAGACGCGTCACCGCATCGTCCGACTGCTCGTCGCGGCCGGGGAGGAACTGTGTGTCTGTGAGATAACGCCCGCCGTCGACGTGAGCGACAGCGCCATCAGTCACGCGCTCTCGGACCTCTACGACGCCGGCCTCGTCGCCCGTCGCAAGGAGGGACGGTGGCGCCACTACGAGGCGACCCCCCGCGCCGAGGCACTGCTGGGGGCGCTCGACGCGACCCGGGGGGACCGCCAGTGA
- a CDS encoding low molecular weight phosphatase family protein produces MSDDGGPVRVAFVCVRNAGRSQMATAFAEVERERRGLADAVEVLTGGTRPAERVHEEVVTVMEEAGVDLSGTVPRAITTGELESCEYVATMGCSTLELDADASGVDVREWALTDPDGRPLEDVREIREEVRARVGDLFDEIEREATTSV; encoded by the coding sequence GTGAGCGACGACGGCGGTCCAGTCCGGGTCGCGTTCGTTTGCGTCCGGAACGCCGGCCGCTCGCAGATGGCGACCGCCTTCGCCGAGGTCGAGCGCGAACGCCGCGGTCTCGCCGACGCCGTCGAGGTACTGACCGGCGGAACGCGTCCCGCAGAACGCGTCCACGAGGAGGTCGTGACCGTGATGGAGGAAGCGGGGGTCGACCTCTCGGGCACTGTTCCGCGGGCCATCACGACCGGGGAACTCGAGTCCTGCGAGTACGTCGCAACCATGGGCTGTTCGACGCTGGAACTCGACGCGGACGCGTCCGGCGTCGACGTCCGCGAGTGGGCGCTGACCGACCCCGACGGTCGGCCGCTCGAGGACGTGCGCGAGATCCGCGAGGAGGTCCGGGCACGCGTCGGCGACCTCTTCGACGAGATCGAGCGGGAGGCGACGACGAGTGTCTGA